From the Cryptomeria japonica chromosome 2, Sugi_1.0, whole genome shotgun sequence genome, one window contains:
- the LOC131038073 gene encoding G-type lectin S-receptor-like serine/threonine-protein kinase LECRK3, whose amino-acid sequence MAALTILPLTFVILMLICASAQKQNITLGSTLISPQNSKWVSPNGQFAFGFYELPATDLYVVGIWFDNIPSKTLVWTVIKDKRDLPVEKMSSLQLTNNGLSLYDSTKELKWSAAPSEKVVAAAMGNNGNLVLLSASLEPIWQSFDHPTDTLLPGQELKWKSTIYSKASNTNLSSGRFELALQEDGNLVLYPVERVYQGAYWSSGQLFGEASLKFDTSGLLYLVNTTNNMTLTKGEAGNGRFLRRVTLESDGILAQYVLDGNDSPWTPVWKPVNEPCIEVKGQCGRNGICQLNSENKPDCYCPPQFNFIDNQDHFKGCKREGLSCSANSTGNMLRLDNTDWLNGNDYSVLAGLTESECLEACIDDCMCTVVTYAPGKAVCWKKRMPLIDGRKGMDITNIAFVKVSDDIKAEKRKEREGKTLVITGVILLACSSSLLVVAFLVVCLGGLKVHKMRKIAPQIMVLEGLKAFSYKEIETATTGFREELGRGSFGKVFKGRLEDGRAIAVKILDDKAMQEKHGEREFRTEMSVIGTSHHKNLVQLYGFCDEGSQRLLVYEYMSNGSLDTVLFVDSGFLDWRTRVKIAMGTARGLLYLHEECRTQTIHCDIKPQNILLDQNYNPKISDFGLAKLLMAEQTASYTVARGTRGYIAPEWMNNVPITVKVDIYSFGVMLLAIVCCRKTMKLDAPENEILLDEWVYECFERGELSKLVEQQQVEGEGMGIEWRQLERMVLVGLWCIQEDPALRPSTKKVVQMMEGTVEIAVPPPPKKVAQIAVPPPPGSFVGSLCV is encoded by the coding sequence ATGGCTGCTCTTACAATACTTCCTCTTACTTTTGTTATTCTGATGCTCATTTGCGCCTCGGCCCAGAAGCAGAATATCACGCTTGGTTCcactctaatttctcctcaaaattcCAAATGGGTTTCGCCAAATGGACAGTTTGCTTTTGGATTCTATGAGCTACCTGCAACTGATCTCTACGTAGTGGGCATTTGGTTTGACAACATACCTTCTAAAACTCTGGTCTGGACAGTTATAAAGGATAAGAGGGACCTTCCTGTTGAAAAGATGTCTTCCCTGCAGCTCACCAACAATGGCCTCAGCTTGTACGATTCCACAAAAGAATTGAAATGGTCGGCTGCTCCGTCTGAAAAGGTTGTCGCGGCTGCAATGGGCAACAATGGTAACTTGGTGCTTCTAAGTGCCTCACTTGAGCCCATCTGGCAGAGCTTCGACCATCCTACGGATACCCTCTTGCCCGGTCAGGAGCTCAAGTGGAAATCTACCATATATTCCAAGGCTTCAAATACAAACCTCTCATCAGGCCGATTCGAGCTTGCGTTGCAGGAAGATGGCAATTTGGTGCTTTACCCTGTGGAAAGAGTGTATCAAGGTGCTTACTGGAGTAGTGGACAATTATTCGGTGAAGCAAGCTTGAAATTTGACACGAGTGGGCTCTTGTATTTGGTAAATACCACCAACAATATGACGCTCACCAAAGGCGAGGCCGGAAATGGGCGATTTCTTCGGAGAGTGACGCTCGAGAGCGATGGAATCCTTGCACAGTATGTCTTGGATGGTAATGATTCTCCTTGGACACCTGTGTGGAAGCCTGTGAATGAGCCATGTATAGAGGTCAAGGGTCAGTGCGGCCGCAATGGCATTTGTCAGCTCAACAGCGAGAACAAGCCCGATTGCTATTGTCCCCCTCAGTTTAATTTTATAGACAACCAAGACCATTTTAAAGGATGCAAAAGAGAGGGGCTGAGCTGCAGTGCAAATAGTACCGGCAACATGTTGCGGCTTGACAACACGGACTGGCTGAACGGCAACGATTATTCGGTTTTGGCGGGTCTTACTGAAAGTGAATGCCTAGAGGCCTGCATAGACGATTGCATGTGTACTGTGGTCACGTATGCTCCTGGCAAAGCAGTTTGTTGGAAGAAACGGATGCCTCTCATCGACGGCCGAAAAGGTATGGACATTACTAATATAGCTTTTGTAAAAGTATCTGATGACATCAAggcagagaaaagaaaagaaagggaggGAAAGACGCTTGTAATCACTGGCGTAATTCTCCTGGCCTGCTCCTCTTCGCTACTCGTAGTGGCCTTCTTGGTAGTGTGCTTGGGTGGCCTCAAGGTCCACAAGATGAGAAAGATTGCACCGCAGATTATGGTTTTGGAGGGGTTGAAGGCCTTTTCTTATAAAGAGATAGAGACTGCCACGACAGGTTTCAGAGAAGAATTAGGAAGGGGTTCCTTCGGTAAAGTTTTCAAGGGACGCTTAGAGGATGGGAGAGCGATTGCTGTGAAGATTCTGGATGATAAAGCGATGCAGGAAAAACATGGGGAGCGGGAATTCAGAACAGAGATGAGCGTGATTGGTACAAGCCATCATAAGAATCTTGTTCAGTTGTACGGTTTCTGTGACGAGGGCTCCCAGCGCCTTCTGGTGTACGAGTACATGAGCAATGGATCTTTGGACACCGTTCTCTTTGTGGATAGTGGCTTTCTTGATTGGAGGACTCGGGTTAAAATTGCAATGGGTACGGCAAGAGGGCTTCTCTATTTGCATGAAGAGTGCAGAACCCAGACTATCCACTGTGACATAAAACCCCAAAACATTCTGCTGGACCAAAACTACAATCCTAAAATATCTGATTTTGGCCTGGCAAAATTGTTGATGGCAGAACAGACAGCAAGTTACACAGTAGCTCGGGGCACCAGGGGTTACATTGCGCCTGAGTGGATGAATAATGTGCCAATTACTGTAAAAGTGGACATTTACAGCTTTGGAGTGATGCTGCTTGCAATTGTTTGTTGCAGGAAAACTATGAAACTAGATGCCCCAGAAAATGAAATCCTTTTGGACGAGTGGGTGTATGAATGCTTCGAGCGTGGAGAACTTTCTAAGCTGGTGGAGCAGCAACAAGTAGAAGGTGAAGGTATGGGAATTGAGTGGAGGCAGTTGGAGAGAATGGTATTGGTGGGTCTGTGGTGCATTCAAGAAGATCCAGCACTAAGGCCATCTACCAAAAAGGTAGTTCAGATGATGGAAGGAACAGTGGAGATCGCAGTGCCCCCACCTCCAAAAAAGGTAGCTCAGATTGCAGTGCCACCACCTCCAGGATCTTTTGTGGGTTCATTGTGCgtctaa